In Arthrobacter sp. QXT-31, one genomic interval encodes:
- a CDS encoding MFS transporter — MSQTIPSTTPGTAAPAGTPKKAALASFLGSAVEYYDFFIFGSAAALIFPHVFFPNADANAAIMSFATFGFAYVARPVGAVVLGHYGDRVGRRKVLMFTLILMGASTFLIGCLPDFNTVGWWAPGLLVLARLCQGLSAAGEQAGASSMTLEHAPDNQRSFFTSWTLTGTQGGQILAALVFIPVLALPDEIKYGIGWRIPFWLSAVVVVIAFFIRRTLHEPPAFEAAQKSAQIAKLPVADLLTAHWRDVLRVICCAFIAAVSTVFGTLAISYAKTVAGVDGTITLWLVVGANLVALATQPLFGKLADRIGRKPVFIYGALSSAVLTPLFLLSLEAGNVLLMFVAAIAFFSCGYAAANAVWPSFYAEMFSTRVRFSGLAIGTQLGFLMAGFAPAIVAAMGGIKPGGWVQISIFTAVICGVAAISALTAKETFKVPTKELGLK; from the coding sequence ATGAGCCAGACCATTCCGTCCACCACGCCGGGCACCGCCGCCCCGGCCGGGACACCGAAAAAAGCAGCCCTTGCCAGCTTCCTCGGCAGCGCCGTCGAGTACTACGACTTCTTTATCTTCGGTTCGGCGGCCGCACTGATCTTCCCGCATGTGTTCTTCCCGAATGCCGACGCGAACGCCGCCATCATGTCCTTTGCGACATTTGGTTTTGCCTACGTCGCACGGCCCGTCGGTGCCGTTGTCCTGGGCCACTACGGTGACCGGGTGGGCCGGCGCAAGGTCCTCATGTTCACCCTGATCCTCATGGGCGCCTCCACCTTCCTGATCGGCTGCCTGCCGGACTTCAACACCGTCGGCTGGTGGGCTCCGGGCCTGCTGGTGCTTGCCCGCCTCTGCCAGGGCCTCTCCGCGGCCGGCGAACAGGCCGGCGCTTCCTCCATGACCCTGGAGCACGCGCCGGACAACCAGCGCTCCTTCTTCACCTCGTGGACCCTCACCGGCACCCAGGGCGGCCAGATCCTGGCGGCGCTCGTCTTCATTCCGGTGCTCGCGCTGCCGGACGAGATCAAGTACGGCATCGGCTGGCGGATCCCCTTCTGGCTCAGCGCAGTGGTTGTTGTGATCGCCTTCTTCATCCGCCGCACTCTTCACGAGCCGCCGGCCTTCGAAGCGGCCCAGAAGTCCGCCCAGATCGCCAAGCTGCCCGTCGCCGACCTGCTGACGGCCCATTGGCGCGACGTCCTCCGCGTCATTTGCTGCGCCTTCATCGCCGCCGTCTCCACCGTGTTCGGCACCCTCGCCATCAGCTACGCCAAGACCGTTGCCGGCGTGGACGGCACCATCACTCTTTGGCTCGTGGTGGGTGCCAACCTCGTGGCCCTGGCCACCCAGCCGCTGTTCGGCAAGCTGGCCGACCGCATCGGCCGGAAGCCGGTTTTCATCTACGGTGCCCTGTCCAGCGCGGTCCTGACCCCGCTGTTCCTGCTCAGCCTCGAAGCCGGCAATGTGCTGCTGATGTTCGTGGCCGCGATCGCGTTCTTCTCCTGCGGCTATGCGGCCGCGAACGCCGTCTGGCCTTCCTTCTACGCGGAGATGTTCAGCACCAGGGTCCGGTTCTCCGGCCTGGCCATCGGCACCCAGCTCGGCTTCCTGATGGCCGGCTTCGCGCCGGCCATCGTGGCGGCCATGGGCGGCATCAAGCCCGGCGGCTGGGTGCAGATCAGCATCTTCACCGCGGTCATCTGCGGCGTCGCCGCCATCTCGGCCCTGACGGCGAAGGAGACCTTCAAGGTTCCCACCAAGGAGCTTGGGCTGAAGTAG
- a CDS encoding TIGR03885 family FMN-dependent LLM class oxidoreductase has protein sequence MAAIGFHASHEQISPGQLLKDVRLAEEAGFDAAMCSDHIEPWSARQGHSGFAWSWLGAALASTSLRFGVVTAPGQRYHPAIIAHASATLASMFPGRFWMAPGSGENMNEHVTGDPWPLKETRQQRLEECVDVIRRLHAGEEVTHHGLVTVEQARIWDLPSPPPSLIAPAISVDTARRAAGWADGLVTVNQPADKLAEMLAAYRDAGGKGKAVLQIHLSWAPREEDAVAIAMDQWRSNVFAPPIPWDLPTAAHFDGVSTDVGEAQVRKSVNVSASLDRHVEWLGEYLDLGFDELYLHFVGQEQAPFIEAFAQSVLPQLRKVPVA, from the coding sequence ATGGCAGCTATCGGTTTTCACGCATCGCATGAACAGATCAGTCCGGGCCAACTCCTGAAGGACGTGCGGCTCGCCGAGGAGGCGGGCTTCGACGCCGCCATGTGCTCGGACCATATCGAACCGTGGTCTGCACGGCAGGGACACTCCGGTTTCGCATGGTCATGGCTCGGGGCCGCCCTCGCCAGCACCAGCCTCCGCTTCGGCGTGGTCACCGCGCCGGGACAGCGGTACCACCCTGCCATCATCGCGCACGCGTCGGCCACGCTGGCATCCATGTTTCCCGGCCGCTTCTGGATGGCGCCGGGCAGCGGCGAGAACATGAACGAGCACGTCACGGGCGACCCCTGGCCGCTGAAGGAAACCCGGCAGCAACGGCTGGAGGAATGTGTGGACGTCATCCGCCGGCTGCACGCCGGCGAGGAGGTGACGCACCATGGCCTGGTCACCGTGGAGCAGGCGCGGATCTGGGATCTTCCCTCGCCCCCGCCGTCCCTGATCGCACCGGCCATCAGCGTGGACACCGCCCGCCGGGCCGCCGGCTGGGCTGACGGCCTGGTGACGGTGAACCAGCCGGCCGACAAGCTAGCGGAAATGCTCGCGGCCTACCGGGACGCGGGCGGCAAGGGGAAAGCCGTGCTGCAGATCCACCTGTCCTGGGCTCCCCGGGAGGAGGACGCCGTCGCCATTGCAATGGACCAGTGGCGTTCGAATGTCTTCGCCCCACCCATCCCCTGGGACCTGCCGACGGCAGCGCACTTCGACGGCGTCAGCACCGATGTCGGGGAGGCCCAGGTCAGGAAATCGGTGAACGTTTCGGCCAGCCTGGACCGCCACGTGGAATGGCTGGGCGAGTACCTGGACCTCGGCTTCGACGAGCTGTACCTCCACTTCGTGGGGCAGGAGCAGGCGCCGTTCATCGAGGCGTTTGCGCAGAGCGTCCTGCCGCAGCTGCGGAAGGTGCCCGTGGCATGA
- a CDS encoding shikimate dehydrogenase: MSNRTESYLIGLVGDGVMPSLSPHMHEREGDIQGVRYLYRPIDLHELDLPASAVGDLLQSAYRMGFNGLNITHPCKQLVLQHLDEIAPDAERLGAVNTVVIQDGRFIGHNTDFSGFAAALASGLPDAALEHVVQLGAGGAGSAVAYALLTAGVQMLDLVDMDPARSAERAAELAGFFPDRTIRARTTAELPQLMPAADGLVHCTPMGMAAHPGTPLDMALVEPRHWVADIVYRPIETELVREARAKGCQVLDGGRMAVGQAADAFRIFTGLEPDADRMRAHFLELIAAEEVAV; the protein is encoded by the coding sequence ATGAGCAATCGAACCGAGTCCTACCTCATAGGGCTTGTCGGTGATGGCGTAATGCCTTCGCTCTCACCCCACATGCACGAGCGCGAAGGTGACATTCAGGGCGTCCGGTACCTCTACCGGCCCATCGACCTGCACGAGCTCGACCTCCCGGCCTCCGCCGTCGGCGACCTGCTGCAAAGCGCCTACCGGATGGGCTTCAACGGGCTGAACATCACCCACCCCTGCAAGCAGCTGGTCCTCCAGCACCTCGACGAAATCGCCCCCGACGCCGAACGGCTGGGCGCCGTGAATACCGTGGTGATCCAGGACGGCCGGTTCATCGGCCACAACACTGACTTCTCCGGCTTTGCCGCCGCCCTCGCGTCCGGGCTTCCGGACGCCGCGCTGGAGCACGTGGTGCAGCTGGGAGCGGGCGGCGCCGGATCCGCCGTGGCCTACGCCCTGCTCACGGCCGGCGTGCAGATGCTGGACCTGGTGGACATGGATCCGGCGCGCAGCGCCGAACGCGCCGCTGAGCTGGCAGGCTTCTTCCCGGACCGCACCATCCGTGCGCGCACGACGGCGGAGCTGCCGCAGCTGATGCCCGCCGCCGACGGGCTGGTGCACTGCACCCCAATGGGCATGGCCGCCCACCCGGGCACGCCGCTGGACATGGCGCTCGTCGAGCCCCGGCACTGGGTGGCGGACATCGTCTACCGCCCCATCGAAACCGAGCTGGTCCGCGAAGCCCGCGCCAAGGGCTGCCAGGTGCTCGACGGCGGACGCATGGCCGTGGGCCAGGCCGCCGACGCCTTCCGGATCTTCACCGGCCTCGAGCCGGACGCCGACCGGATGCGCGCCCACTTCCTGGAGCTCATTGCCGCGGAAGAGGTGGCCGTCTGA
- a CDS encoding ATP-dependent DNA ligase: MQLPVMPPVAPMLAKSVGAIPEGRLSYEPKWDGFRSIIFRDGDDVEIGSRNEKPMTRYFPELVEALKANLPPKCVIDGEIVLVGASGDRLDFDALQQRIHPAASRVKLLSEQTPAKFVAFDLLALGDEDFSGRPFAERRAALEKAFAAASAPVHLTAATQDPELAGKWFHQFEGAGLDGIVAKPLDGPYQPDKRVMFKIKHERTADCVLAGYRVHKSGPDAIGSLLLGLYKPDGELASVGVVGAFPMKRRRELFEELQPLVTGFDEHPWAWAKQEEGARTPRNAEGSRWSAGKDLSFTPLRPERVLEVKYDHMEGERFRHTAQFVRWRTDRDPESCTYEQLEEPVKFDLAEVLAT, translated from the coding sequence ATGCAGCTGCCGGTCATGCCCCCTGTCGCCCCCATGCTGGCCAAATCGGTCGGCGCCATCCCTGAAGGCCGCCTGAGTTACGAGCCGAAGTGGGACGGATTCCGCTCCATCATCTTCCGTGACGGCGACGACGTGGAGATCGGCAGCCGTAACGAGAAGCCGATGACGCGCTACTTCCCGGAGCTTGTGGAGGCGCTGAAAGCCAACCTGCCGCCGAAGTGCGTGATCGACGGGGAGATCGTCCTGGTGGGTGCTTCCGGGGACCGGCTGGACTTTGACGCCCTGCAGCAGCGGATCCACCCGGCGGCCAGCAGGGTCAAGCTGCTCTCCGAACAGACGCCGGCCAAGTTCGTGGCGTTCGACCTGCTGGCGCTCGGCGACGAGGACTTCAGCGGCCGTCCCTTTGCCGAACGGCGCGCGGCCCTGGAGAAGGCCTTCGCCGCCGCCAGCGCCCCGGTCCACCTGACTGCTGCCACCCAGGACCCGGAACTGGCCGGAAAGTGGTTCCACCAGTTCGAGGGCGCCGGCCTGGACGGGATCGTGGCCAAGCCGCTGGACGGGCCGTACCAGCCGGACAAGCGGGTGATGTTCAAGATCAAGCACGAGCGGACCGCAGACTGCGTGCTGGCCGGCTACCGCGTGCACAAGAGCGGCCCCGACGCCATCGGGTCGCTGCTGCTGGGCCTCTACAAACCGGACGGGGAACTTGCCAGCGTCGGCGTCGTGGGCGCCTTTCCGATGAAGCGGCGCAGGGAGCTTTTCGAGGAACTCCAGCCCCTGGTGACCGGCTTCGATGAGCACCCCTGGGCGTGGGCCAAGCAGGAGGAGGGGGCCCGGACACCCCGCAACGCGGAGGGCAGCCGGTGGAGTGCGGGCAAGGACCTGTCCTTCACGCCGCTGCGGCCGGAACGGGTGCTGGAAGTGAAATACGACCACATGGAGGGCGAACGGTTCCGCCACACAGCGCAGTTCGTGCGCTGGCGGACCGACCGGGACCCGGAGTCCTGCACTTACGAACAGCTCGAGGAGCCGGTGAAGTTCGACCTCGCCGAGGTGCTCGCCACCTAG
- a CDS encoding IclR family transcriptional regulator, translating to MEWTARATALTEREPGADMAAGQSAAEADEAQGSEASSPDESVDLTNKSVIKATVLLSELGRHRQGITVTELAQAVGMTRPTAFRLLLSLEQTGFVDRVDNRYLLGWQMARLGRLADPYTGAVARIQPVLDEYAVKLNETFSFAMVRGELAYDVIAEAYASRYLNVSHVYLGGTYPIHASATGKVLLAELSDERVAAELPEKLESYTPQTITSRKALVKELHQVRDQGYAILDDELEEGLFVVACPVRDAANTLVGILSINGPVQRLKSDQLPDTIDLLRQAAQDIAKALS from the coding sequence ATGGAATGGACAGCACGGGCCACGGCCCTGACCGAACGCGAACCGGGAGCGGACATGGCGGCGGGACAAAGCGCAGCAGAAGCAGACGAAGCACAAGGAAGCGAAGCCTCCAGCCCTGATGAGTCCGTCGACCTGACCAACAAGTCCGTCATCAAGGCGACGGTGCTTCTTAGTGAACTCGGCCGCCACCGGCAGGGCATCACGGTCACGGAACTGGCGCAGGCCGTAGGGATGACGCGACCCACGGCGTTCCGGCTGCTGCTAAGCCTGGAGCAGACCGGCTTTGTGGACCGCGTCGACAACCGCTACCTGCTGGGATGGCAAATGGCCCGGCTGGGGAGGCTTGCCGACCCGTACACCGGTGCTGTGGCCAGGATCCAGCCCGTCCTGGACGAGTACGCGGTCAAGCTTAATGAGACGTTCAGCTTCGCCATGGTGCGTGGCGAGTTGGCGTACGACGTGATTGCGGAGGCATATGCTTCCCGCTACCTGAACGTGTCCCACGTCTACCTTGGGGGCACCTATCCGATCCACGCCAGCGCCACGGGAAAGGTCCTGCTGGCTGAACTGAGTGACGAACGGGTCGCCGCCGAGTTGCCCGAGAAGCTGGAGTCCTACACTCCGCAGACGATCACCAGCCGGAAGGCTCTGGTCAAGGAACTGCACCAGGTCCGGGACCAGGGCTACGCCATCCTTGATGACGAACTCGAAGAAGGCCTCTTTGTGGTCGCGTGCCCCGTCCGTGACGCCGCCAATACCCTGGTGGGCATACTCTCGATTAACGGCCCCGTTCAGCGGCTCAAATCGGATCAGCTGCCCGATACGATCGATCTCCTGCGCCAGGCCGCACAGGACATCGCCAAGGCGCTGTCCTAG
- a CDS encoding alpha-amylase family protein — protein MNIAETSDLWWKTAVIYCLDVETFFDHDGDGTGDFAGLTQRVDYLAALGVNCIWLMPFYPSPDRDDGYDVTDFFDVDRRLGTLGDFVEFIRTAKDRGIRVIADFVVNHTSNQHPWFLESRKSVDNPYRDYYVWRSDPPPDTSSEVIFPGEQASLWTQDDATDEWYLHMFMEHQPDLNVTNPKVRNEIAKAMGLWLELGLDGFRLDAVPFFLETRGAPKDEAANIDPHDYLGALRSFVNRRNGGAVLLGEVNLPYKEQLEYFGGAEGNELNMQFDFMSMQHIYLSLARQDARPLAETLKTRPQLHPDNHWAMFVRNHDELTLDKLTDGEREEVFAAFGPDKNMQLYGRGLRRRLPPMLDGDADRIRMAYSLMFSLPGTPVLFYGEEIGMGEDLRQKGRAAVRTPMQWNGEKNGGFSSAKASELVVPLARGEYGPEKVNAADAKRDPESLWNFIATLIQRYRESPELGWGEFAILEQPEPAVFAHRCSSPEGTLVLLHNFGEAPVKVATNIGSDDAPPRAYRDAILLDLFDGGNVQLEADGGFTVELGRYGYRWFRVHRPGDRLAP, from the coding sequence ATGAACATCGCTGAGACATCGGATCTATGGTGGAAGACCGCCGTCATCTACTGCCTGGACGTCGAGACCTTCTTTGACCACGACGGCGACGGCACCGGTGATTTCGCCGGCCTGACCCAGCGGGTGGACTACCTGGCGGCGCTGGGCGTCAACTGCATCTGGCTGATGCCCTTCTATCCGTCGCCGGACCGGGACGACGGTTATGACGTGACGGACTTCTTCGACGTCGACCGCCGCCTGGGCACGCTGGGTGACTTCGTGGAGTTCATCCGCACTGCCAAGGACCGGGGCATCCGGGTGATCGCCGACTTCGTGGTCAACCACACCTCCAACCAGCACCCCTGGTTCCTGGAGTCACGCAAATCCGTAGACAACCCCTACCGGGACTACTACGTCTGGCGGAGCGACCCGCCACCGGACACGTCCTCGGAAGTGATCTTTCCCGGTGAACAGGCCTCGCTCTGGACCCAGGACGATGCCACCGACGAGTGGTACCTGCACATGTTCATGGAGCACCAGCCGGATCTGAATGTGACCAACCCCAAGGTCCGCAACGAGATCGCCAAGGCCATGGGTCTTTGGCTGGAGCTGGGACTGGACGGGTTCCGGCTGGATGCGGTCCCATTTTTCCTGGAGACCCGCGGCGCGCCCAAGGACGAGGCTGCCAACATCGATCCGCACGACTACCTCGGCGCCCTGCGCAGCTTCGTCAACCGGCGCAACGGCGGCGCGGTACTGCTGGGCGAGGTGAACCTGCCCTATAAGGAACAGCTGGAGTATTTCGGCGGCGCCGAGGGCAACGAGCTGAACATGCAGTTCGATTTCATGTCCATGCAGCACATCTACCTTTCGCTTGCACGGCAGGACGCACGGCCGCTGGCCGAGACGCTAAAGACGCGGCCGCAGTTGCATCCGGACAACCACTGGGCCATGTTCGTCCGCAACCACGACGAGCTCACCCTGGACAAGCTCACCGACGGCGAGCGGGAGGAGGTTTTCGCCGCGTTCGGGCCGGACAAAAACATGCAGCTCTACGGGCGGGGACTGCGGCGCCGGCTGCCCCCGATGCTGGACGGCGACGCCGACCGGATCCGGATGGCGTACTCGCTGATGTTCTCGCTGCCCGGAACGCCGGTGCTCTTCTACGGCGAGGAGATCGGGATGGGCGAGGACCTGCGGCAGAAGGGCCGTGCCGCCGTCCGCACCCCGATGCAGTGGAACGGCGAGAAGAACGGCGGCTTTTCCAGCGCCAAGGCGTCCGAGCTGGTGGTCCCGCTGGCCCGCGGGGAGTACGGCCCCGAAAAGGTCAACGCAGCCGACGCCAAGCGGGATCCGGAGTCCCTGTGGAACTTCATAGCGACGCTCATCCAGCGGTACCGCGAATCACCCGAGTTGGGCTGGGGCGAGTTTGCAATCCTCGAGCAGCCGGAGCCGGCTGTTTTCGCACACCGCTGCAGCTCGCCGGAGGGCACCCTGGTGCTGCTGCACAACTTCGGCGAGGCGCCGGTCAAGGTCGCCACGAATATCGGCTCGGACGACGCTCCACCCCGGGCTTACCGGGACGCCATCCTGCTGGATCTGTTCGACGGCGGCAACGTTCAGCTGGAGGCCGACGGCGGTTTCACTGTTGAGCTGGGACGGTACGGCTACCGCTGGTTCCGCGTCCACCGCCCGGGTGACCGGCTGGCACCCTAG
- a CDS encoding glycoside hydrolase family 13 protein: MTMQETEEERAYRAGREWFKNAVVYQIYPRSFADSDGDGVGDLRGIIGKLDYLQKLGVDVVWLSPVYRSPQDDNGYDISDYRDIDPVFGDLAALDELLEGLHSRGMKLVMDLVVNHTSDEHPWFVESRSSRNNPKRDWYWWRPPRGGAEAGTPGAEPNNWGSAFSGPAWEYDEATGEYYLHLFSRKQPDLNWENPEVRAAVYDMMNWWLDRGVDGFRMDVINFISKEPSLPDGPKADGKLYGDGGPHFICGPRIHEFLQEMHQEVFAGRDKDLLTVGEMPGVTVEDAVLFTDPGRREVDMVFQFEHVALDQEGGNKWRPKKLQLTDLKKSLGRWQEGLAGRGWNSLYWGNHDQARAVSRFGDDGQYREVSAKMLAAVLHLHRGTPYVYQGEELGMTNMAFGAISDYRDIEVLNHHREATTHLGHTDAEVLAALAPLNRDNARTPVQWDASRHGGFTTGAPWIAVNPNANTINAAAQVDDPGSVFSFYRKVIALRHSDPVVAYGDFSMLLPDDEHIYAFKRSLPDAELLVLANFSGTGRSAAADGGAWADAGEWGDGGEWATVELVLGNYPADANTGQGGTGRQFDLRPWEVKVFRRDV; the protein is encoded by the coding sequence ATGACCATGCAGGAAACCGAGGAAGAGAGGGCCTACCGGGCCGGCAGGGAGTGGTTCAAGAATGCGGTGGTGTACCAGATCTATCCGCGCAGCTTCGCCGACTCGGACGGCGACGGCGTCGGCGACCTCCGCGGGATCATCGGGAAGCTGGACTACCTGCAAAAGCTGGGGGTCGACGTCGTCTGGCTGTCCCCGGTGTACCGCTCGCCGCAGGACGACAACGGCTATGACATCAGCGACTACCGCGATATCGATCCCGTGTTCGGGGACCTGGCGGCCCTCGACGAACTGCTGGAGGGCCTGCACTCACGCGGCATGAAGCTGGTGATGGACCTCGTCGTGAACCACACCTCGGACGAACACCCGTGGTTCGTGGAATCCCGCTCCAGCAGGAACAACCCGAAGCGGGACTGGTACTGGTGGCGGCCGCCGCGCGGGGGTGCTGAAGCCGGAACCCCTGGCGCGGAACCCAACAACTGGGGCTCCGCCTTTTCCGGGCCTGCCTGGGAGTACGACGAAGCCACGGGGGAGTACTACCTGCACCTGTTCTCCAGAAAGCAGCCGGACCTGAATTGGGAAAACCCGGAGGTCCGGGCAGCCGTCTACGACATGATGAATTGGTGGCTTGACCGGGGCGTGGACGGCTTCCGGATGGATGTCATCAACTTCATCTCCAAGGAGCCGTCGCTGCCCGACGGCCCGAAGGCCGATGGCAAGCTTTACGGCGACGGCGGCCCGCACTTCATCTGCGGACCGCGCATCCACGAGTTCCTGCAGGAGATGCACCAGGAAGTCTTTGCGGGGCGGGACAAGGACCTGCTGACCGTGGGCGAGATGCCGGGCGTCACCGTCGAGGATGCCGTCCTCTTCACTGACCCCGGCCGCCGCGAGGTGGACATGGTGTTCCAGTTCGAGCACGTGGCCCTCGACCAGGAGGGCGGCAACAAGTGGCGGCCCAAGAAGCTGCAGCTTACGGACCTGAAGAAGTCCCTGGGCCGCTGGCAGGAAGGGCTTGCCGGGCGCGGCTGGAACAGCCTCTACTGGGGAAACCACGACCAGGCCCGCGCCGTTTCCCGCTTCGGCGACGACGGGCAGTACCGGGAGGTGTCCGCGAAAATGCTGGCCGCCGTCCTGCACCTGCACCGCGGTACGCCCTATGTGTACCAGGGCGAGGAACTGGGCATGACCAACATGGCGTTCGGCGCCATCAGCGACTACCGCGATATCGAGGTCCTCAACCACCACCGCGAGGCCACCACCCACCTGGGCCACACCGACGCGGAGGTCCTGGCCGCCCTGGCACCGCTGAACCGGGACAACGCCCGGACGCCCGTGCAGTGGGATGCGAGCCGGCATGGCGGCTTCACCACCGGGGCGCCCTGGATCGCCGTGAACCCGAACGCGAACACCATCAACGCGGCGGCGCAGGTTGACGATCCCGGGTCAGTCTTCAGCTTCTACCGCAAGGTGATCGCCCTGCGGCATTCGGACCCGGTCGTCGCCTATGGGGATTTCAGCATGCTGCTGCCCGACGACGAACACATCTATGCGTTCAAGCGCTCACTCCCGGACGCTGAACTGCTGGTGCTGGCCAACTTTTCCGGGACCGGCCGGTCCGCAGCAGCCGACGGTGGTGCCTGGGCTGACGCCGGCGAATGGGGCGACGGCGGCGAATGGGCGACGGTCGAGCTCGTGCTGGGCAACTACCCGGCGGACGCCAATACAGGGCAGGGCGGCACAGGCCGGCAGTTCGACCTGCGCCCCTGGGAGGTGAAGGTGTTCCGCCGCGACGTGTAG
- a CDS encoding IclR family transcriptional regulator → MSVKQATGGSAANIPIDADAPIDADTPIDADAPAGAVKPAKGESRTDMVGKALGLLVLLGDEPRGASAAEISRRADLPFSTTYRLLGSLTRDGFVDYEPDGRRYHLGLRIFQLGQAVSNHHGFAGTALPILRRVTEQTGEATILSVRDGIHHLTVNKVDGPQTFRVTSDPGFLGALHTTSVGKALVAFAEDEDRERLLEELPLEPLTSLSITDRDAFRAEIEKVRRQGYAVMDEENELGMRAVAVPVFNSQGAAFASLATAVPVFRLSMEALVALVPLLQAAAAELSARLPQR, encoded by the coding sequence ATGAGTGTGAAGCAAGCCACAGGCGGTTCCGCCGCAAATATCCCTATTGATGCAGACGCCCCGATCGACGCAGATACCCCGATCGACGCAGATGCCCCGGCCGGGGCGGTAAAGCCCGCGAAGGGCGAGTCCCGCACGGACATGGTGGGCAAGGCGCTGGGCCTGCTGGTGCTGCTGGGGGACGAGCCCCGCGGGGCCAGCGCGGCGGAGATTTCCCGCCGCGCGGACCTTCCGTTCAGCACCACCTACCGGCTTCTGGGCTCGCTCACCCGCGACGGATTCGTGGACTACGAGCCGGATGGCCGCCGCTACCACCTCGGCCTGCGCATCTTCCAGCTGGGCCAGGCGGTCTCCAACCACCACGGTTTTGCCGGCACCGCACTGCCCATCCTGCGACGCGTCACCGAGCAGACAGGGGAGGCCACCATCCTTTCCGTCCGCGACGGCATCCACCACCTCACGGTGAACAAGGTGGACGGCCCGCAGACCTTCCGGGTCACCAGCGATCCCGGATTTCTCGGCGCGCTGCACACCACCTCGGTCGGCAAGGCACTCGTCGCCTTCGCGGAGGACGAAGACCGCGAGCGGCTGCTCGAGGAGCTCCCGCTGGAGCCGCTGACCAGCCTCTCCATCACCGACAGGGATGCGTTCCGCGCCGAAATCGAGAAGGTCCGGCGGCAGGGGTATGCCGTCATGGACGAGGAGAATGAGCTCGGCATGCGCGCCGTGGCCGTGCCTGTCTTTAACTCCCAAGGCGCCGCCTTCGCCTCCCTGGCCACTGCCGTTCCCGTGTTCCGGCTCAGCATGGAGGCCCTGGTGGCGCTGGTGCCCCTGCTGCAGGCGGCTGCGGCCGAGCTGTCCGCCCGGCTGCCGCAGCGATAA
- a CDS encoding MFS transporter — translation MNTPVTPAPGPSLQPSVAQDPHKKRFLYKLSAVIAGGMFIDGFILGGIGLVMPALTSDLNLSATWQGLIGASALIGIFFGGPLGGYFADKIGRKPMFIVDLAIFLLGSAAQFFVADAWQLFLIRLLMGMAIGADYAIGWPLLVEFSPARLRGKLMAFQEVAWYVGYLLAYAVGYYMSTSIDADWRIILGMSTVPSLIVFLLRLGTPESPRWLISKGRQEEALAIANECMEEEDVRDLAYEKPQRPSFRKLFSPQYRNATIFVSMYWVCNVTPYFAIATFAPIVLESLGVEDGLTGALLLNGVVVAGSLAAMYLIERLGRRKLSIPPMWIAAVALVVIGLFSHVSPMVILICFIAFSFFNAISTALTGVYPGEVFPTEIRGAGVGFATAFSRIGAAAGTFILPMSVDSLGVGTTMLIAAGICVLGAVISQYMAPETKGLSLSDTSALLSKSAVK, via the coding sequence GTGAATACACCTGTTACACCGGCTCCCGGGCCGTCTTTGCAGCCATCAGTCGCACAGGATCCGCACAAAAAGCGGTTCCTGTACAAACTCAGTGCGGTGATCGCCGGGGGCATGTTCATCGACGGCTTCATCCTGGGCGGCATTGGGCTCGTCATGCCGGCCCTGACCTCCGATCTGAACCTGTCAGCCACCTGGCAGGGGCTGATCGGTGCGTCGGCACTGATCGGCATCTTCTTCGGCGGTCCACTCGGCGGCTATTTCGCCGACAAGATCGGCCGTAAGCCCATGTTCATCGTGGACCTCGCCATCTTCCTGCTGGGTTCCGCCGCGCAGTTCTTCGTGGCAGACGCATGGCAGCTGTTCCTAATCCGCCTGCTCATGGGTATGGCCATCGGCGCGGACTACGCGATCGGTTGGCCCCTGCTCGTTGAGTTCTCGCCCGCAAGGCTGCGCGGCAAGCTCATGGCCTTCCAGGAGGTTGCCTGGTATGTCGGATACCTGCTCGCCTATGCGGTGGGGTACTACATGTCCACTTCAATCGACGCCGACTGGCGGATCATCCTGGGCATGAGCACCGTCCCGTCACTCATCGTCTTCCTGCTCCGGCTCGGAACCCCGGAGTCCCCGCGCTGGCTGATCAGCAAAGGGCGGCAAGAAGAGGCGCTTGCCATTGCCAACGAATGCATGGAGGAGGAGGACGTCCGGGACCTGGCCTACGAAAAGCCGCAGCGCCCCAGCTTCCGCAAGCTCTTTTCACCCCAGTACCGCAATGCAACGATCTTCGTCTCCATGTACTGGGTCTGCAACGTCACCCCGTACTTCGCCATTGCCACCTTCGCTCCAATCGTGCTCGAGAGCCTGGGCGTCGAGGATGGCCTGACCGGGGCGCTGCTGCTGAACGGTGTGGTGGTGGCGGGCTCCCTTGCCGCGATGTACCTCATCGAGCGGCTGGGACGCCGCAAGCTGTCCATCCCGCCAATGTGGATCGCTGCCGTCGCGCTGGTGGTCATCGGACTGTTCTCGCACGTCTCGCCGATGGTCATCCTGATCTGCTTCATCGCATTCTCCTTCTTCAACGCCATCTCCACCGCCCTGACCGGCGTCTACCCGGGCGAGGTCTTCCCCACGGAAATCCGCGGGGCGGGCGTCGGCTTCGCAACTGCTTTTTCGCGGATTGGCGCAGCAGCCGGAACATTCATCCTCCCGATGTCAGTGGACAGCCTGGGCGTGGGAACCACGATGCTCATCGCTGCCGGCATCTGTGTGCTCGGTGCTGTGATCTCGCAGTACATGGCGCCGGAGACCAAGGGGCTGAGCCTCAGCGACACGTCCGCACTCCTGAGCAAGTCGGCGGTGAAGTAA